In one Candidatus Binatia bacterium genomic region, the following are encoded:
- the cdaA gene encoding diadenylate cyclase CdaA → MIEIFTQLRWQDLLDIGIIAFIVYRLIHMMRGTRAMQMVIGLVIVLLVYVASQTAGLFTLNWVLDNFLGSIILVVIVIFQSDIRRALTQVGTTPLFGGADRIERGQALEEITKAVVSMAGKRVGALIVFEREVGLNDYIEVGTPLDARVSRELVESVFLPRSPIHDGALMIRKGRMAAARCFLPLSVDSNLSRELGTRHRAAVGLTEETDAAAVVVSEEQGKISLVVDGKVTQDVDGPRLRSELTRLLGT, encoded by the coding sequence ATGATCGAAATCTTCACCCAGCTTCGCTGGCAAGATCTTTTGGACATCGGCATCATCGCCTTCATCGTTTATCGCTTGATCCACATGATGCGCGGCACGCGCGCGATGCAGATGGTCATCGGGCTGGTGATCGTCCTGCTGGTTTACGTCGCCTCGCAGACGGCGGGACTGTTCACGCTCAATTGGGTGCTGGACAACTTTCTCGGCTCGATCATCCTGGTCGTCATCGTGATTTTTCAGAGCGACATCCGCCGCGCCCTCACCCAGGTCGGCACGACGCCGCTTTTCGGCGGCGCGGACCGGATCGAGCGCGGCCAGGCGTTGGAAGAGATCACCAAGGCCGTCGTATCGATGGCGGGCAAGAGGGTCGGCGCGCTGATCGTCTTCGAGCGGGAAGTGGGTCTCAACGACTATATCGAGGTCGGCACGCCGCTCGACGCGCGCGTCAGCCGGGAGCTCGTCGAGAGCGTCTTTCTGCCGCGCTCGCCGATCCATGACGGCGCGCTCATGATTCGCAAAGGGCGGATGGCCGCGGCGCGCTGCTTTCTGCCGCTCAGCGTGGATTCGAACTTGAGCCGGGAGCTCGGCACGCGCCACCGCGCGGCCGTCGGCCTCACCGAAGAGACCGACGCGGCCGCGGTCGTGGTCTCGGAGGAGCAGGGCAAGATCTCTCTCGTGGTCGACGGCAAGGTGACGCAGGACGTGGACGGCCCGCGGCTGCGCAGCGAGCTCACGCGGCTCTTGGGCACATGA
- a CDS encoding CdaR family protein, translating into MMAAWEKLLAWASSDLGLKLFSLLFALGLWLFVNAGQKPTEKSFLVPVEFRNLPADLMTLNPAPGPVEVRLAGPPALLSTLDPDYLKVVLDLDAARPGTSTFRLSADFFNPPRGVRVTRINPAVVNLRLEAKAERSLPVAVRVGTKPPAGHKVARMDPMPDTVKVRGPANVVNRMTSVETVPLELEGAKGQFTRELRLSATDEALSFSPDRVTVAVVLEEEMITREFGRVDVAARNSSGKYSVSPRQAQVKLSGPKRILGELKLGPDQVYVDLKGLKPGSHSVPLSFNLPREIKIVEQKPERFKVTILSREA; encoded by the coding sequence ATGATGGCCGCTTGGGAAAAATTGCTCGCCTGGGCGAGCAGCGACCTCGGCCTCAAGCTCTTCTCGCTGCTTTTCGCGCTGGGCCTTTGGCTCTTCGTCAACGCGGGGCAAAAGCCGACGGAGAAGTCTTTCCTGGTGCCCGTCGAGTTTCGCAATCTCCCGGCGGATCTCATGACGCTCAATCCGGCGCCGGGCCCAGTCGAGGTGCGGTTGGCCGGTCCGCCAGCGCTCCTTTCCACGCTCGATCCGGACTATCTCAAGGTCGTGTTGGATCTGGATGCGGCGCGCCCCGGGACCTCTACGTTTCGCTTGAGCGCGGATTTTTTCAACCCGCCGCGCGGCGTCAGGGTCACGCGCATCAATCCGGCGGTCGTCAATCTCAGGCTGGAAGCGAAGGCGGAGCGTTCACTGCCGGTAGCCGTGCGGGTGGGAACGAAACCGCCCGCCGGCCACAAGGTCGCACGCATGGACCCGATGCCGGACACGGTCAAAGTCCGTGGCCCGGCGAACGTGGTGAATCGAATGACTTCCGTCGAGACGGTGCCGCTCGAGCTCGAAGGCGCCAAGGGGCAATTCACGCGCGAGCTTCGGCTCAGCGCCACGGACGAGGCGCTGTCGTTCTCGCCCGACCGCGTGACCGTGGCGGTGGTGCTCGAAGAGGAGATGATAACCCGAGAGTTCGGCCGCGTGGACGTGGCCGCTAGAAATTCGTCCGGCAAATACAGCGTGAGCCCGCGCCAGGCGCAGGTGAAATTGTCGGGCCCCAAGCGGATTCTCGGGGAGCTCAAGCTGGGACCCGACCAGGTATATGTCGACTTGAAGGGATTGAAGCCGGGAAGTCATTCGGTCCCGCTCAGCTTCAATTTGCCGCGCGAGATCAAAATAGTGGAGCAGAAGCCGGAGCGCTTCAAGGTAACGATCTTGAGCCGCGAAGCTTGA
- the glmM gene encoding phosphoglucosamine mutase: MASEKIKRIHKRQLFGTDGVRGVANLEPMTSEMALKLGRALAAVVHDPRADISGAPAERKTPSPSKLTGVHGPHRYKILIGKDTRLSGYMLETALASGICSMGVDVLQVGPLPTPGVAYLTRSMRADAGVVISASHNPFQDNGIKFFSYDGFKLPDETEARMEEMIFSGETERHRPTADEIGKAFRVDDAVGRYVVCLKGTFPRHLTLEGMKIVVDCGHGAAYRVAPLVLTELGAEVISIGVRPDGENINRGCGSLYPETACQALQEHGADLAISMDGDADRAMFIDEKGEVVDGDQVLAICAKDMRDKKSLKGGTVVATVMSNLGLELALKGMGLNLLRTQVGDRYVVEEMVRGGFNLGGEQSGHLLFLDHNTTGDGCVTALQLLAVMVETGRSLGELKKVMTQLPQVLLNVKVKERKDLAALPQVRAKIAAVEKELGTRGRLLVRYSGTELLARVMLEGENEGRIRQMAEEIAEEIRKEIGKS, encoded by the coding sequence ATGGCGTCGGAAAAAATAAAAAGGATCCACAAGCGGCAACTGTTCGGCACCGACGGCGTCCGGGGAGTGGCGAATCTGGAGCCGATGACCTCCGAGATGGCCTTGAAGCTCGGGCGGGCCCTGGCCGCCGTCGTGCACGACCCGCGGGCGGATATTTCGGGGGCGCCGGCCGAGCGCAAGACGCCTTCGCCGTCCAAACTCACCGGCGTCCATGGGCCCCACCGCTACAAAATTCTCATCGGCAAGGACACGCGCCTTTCCGGCTATATGCTGGAGACGGCGCTGGCTTCGGGAATTTGCTCCATGGGGGTGGACGTTCTCCAGGTCGGGCCCTTGCCGACGCCGGGCGTGGCGTACCTCACGCGCAGCATGCGGGCCGACGCGGGCGTGGTCATTTCCGCGTCCCACAACCCGTTTCAGGACAACGGCATCAAGTTTTTTTCCTACGACGGCTTCAAGCTGCCGGACGAAACCGAGGCGCGGATGGAGGAGATGATTTTTTCCGGCGAGACGGAGCGTCACCGGCCAACGGCGGACGAGATCGGCAAAGCGTTTCGCGTCGACGACGCGGTCGGGAGATACGTGGTCTGCCTCAAGGGCACTTTTCCCCGGCATCTTACCCTGGAAGGGATGAAGATCGTAGTCGACTGCGGGCATGGAGCGGCGTACCGGGTAGCGCCTTTGGTTTTGACGGAGCTCGGGGCCGAAGTCATTTCGATCGGCGTCCGTCCGGACGGCGAGAACATCAACCGGGGCTGCGGCTCGCTCTATCCCGAGACCGCGTGTCAGGCATTGCAAGAGCATGGGGCGGATCTGGCGATCTCCATGGACGGCGACGCGGACCGGGCGATGTTCATCGACGAAAAAGGCGAAGTCGTGGACGGCGATCAGGTCCTCGCCATCTGCGCGAAAGATATGCGCGACAAGAAATCTCTGAAAGGGGGAACGGTCGTCGCGACCGTGATGAGCAACCTGGGTCTGGAATTGGCTCTAAAGGGAATGGGGCTGAATCTCCTGCGCACTCAGGTAGGCGACCGCTACGTCGTCGAAGAGATGGTGCGCGGCGGCTTCAACCTGGGCGGCGAGCAGTCCGGCCATCTGCTTTTCCTCGACCACAACACGACCGGGGACGGCTGCGTTACGGCCTTGCAGCTTCTGGCAGTCATGGTGGAAACCGGACGCAGCCTCGGAGAATTGAAAAAGGTGATGACGCAGCTTCCACAGGTGCTGCTCAACGTGAAAGTCAAAGAGAGAAAAGACTTGGCGGCTTTGCCGCAGGTGCGGGCCAAGATCGCCGCCGTGGAGAAAGAGCTCGGCACGCGCGGCAGGCTTCTGGTCCGCTACTCGGGCACCGAGCTGCTGGCGCGCGTCATGCTGGAAGGAGAAAACGAGGGGCGGATTCGGCAGATGGCGGAGGAGATAGCGGAAGAGATCAGGAAGGAGATCGGCAAAAGCTAG
- a CDS encoding pyridoxine 5'-phosphate synthase: MIRLGVNVDHVATVRQARGIDIPDPVTAALLAEKGGADGITVHLREDRRHIQQRDVERLRAKLKAKLNLEMAVTPEMVRLAEEIRPDDACFVPERRRELTTEGGLDVSSQKFKIRDAALRLQARGIRVALFVDPDEKQIEAAKETGAHAVEIHTGGYANAKGDGSKELGEIAAAVALGRRLGLEVHAGHGLNYENVTPIARIPEIVELNIGHSIVARAIMVGMEQAVREMKGLLTVR, encoded by the coding sequence ATGATTCGTCTTGGAGTGAACGTCGATCACGTGGCCACGGTCAGACAGGCCAGAGGGATCGACATTCCCGACCCGGTGACGGCGGCGCTGCTGGCCGAGAAAGGCGGGGCGGACGGCATCACCGTTCATCTGCGCGAGGACCGGCGCCACATTCAGCAGCGCGACGTCGAGCGGCTGCGCGCGAAGCTCAAGGCCAAGCTCAATCTGGAAATGGCCGTGACGCCGGAAATGGTCCGCCTGGCGGAAGAGATCAGGCCCGACGACGCCTGCTTTGTTCCCGAGCGGCGCCGAGAGCTGACGACCGAGGGCGGACTCGACGTTTCGTCGCAAAAATTTAAGATTCGCGACGCCGCCCTACGTCTTCAAGCGCGCGGGATCCGAGTCGCTCTGTTCGTCGATCCGGACGAAAAACAGATCGAGGCCGCGAAGGAGACGGGCGCTCACGCCGTCGAAATTCACACCGGCGGCTATGCGAACGCGAAGGGAGACGGGTCGAAAGAGCTCGGCGAAATCGCCGCCGCCGTCGCGCTCGGGCGCCGCCTCGGGCTGGAGGTCCACGCCGGACACGGGCTGAATTACGAGAACGTGACGCCGATCGCGCGCATACCCGAGATCGTCGAGCTCAACATCGGCCACAGCATCGTGGCGCGGGCGATCATGGTCGGCATGGAGCAGGCGGTGAGGGAGATGAAGGGACTGTTGACGGTTAGGTAG
- a CDS encoding NAD(P)H-hydrate dehydratase has product MFVVTAKEMRELDRLTIEKHGVPSLALMERAGEAIAAALVERFGKAAKGGVLVVCGKGNNGGDGLVVARRLKKKSIPCAVVLLARKDELSPDAAENLRAYLKVKGTVVEAGANSLAPLRQRLKGKKLVVDAVLGTGLKEEVRGVYAEAIALINSSGLPVVAADVPSGLDSDSGKPLGASVKAKMTVALGYPKLGEVIYPGVSYAGELVVADIGIHPAAVEEVRPRAELLDEEEIGRLVPEREPDSHKGTYGHLLAVAGSRGKTGAAILACTAAIRAGAGLVTLAAARSLNDIFAAALVEVMTEPLRDNADEEIGTLSDHEWRRILEKKSAVLFGPGVGVNDSTRSALWWLLRNLETPLVIDADGLNLLAGDIERLGGAKSPPVLTPHPGEMARLIGADTAKVNSDRVGVARAFAEQHGCHVVLKGARTVIATPAGRVFINPTGNPGMASGGMGDVLGGILGGLLAQGFAIEDALKLGVFVHGFAGDRVAAAKGQIGLIASDVIEALPESFKKLAENKRQKAEGKVQNAKLKLQNGRKLRNF; this is encoded by the coding sequence ATGTTCGTCGTTACCGCAAAAGAGATGCGCGAGCTGGATCGGCTGACGATCGAAAAGCATGGCGTGCCGAGCCTCGCGCTGATGGAGCGCGCCGGTGAGGCCATCGCCGCGGCGCTCGTCGAGCGTTTCGGCAAAGCGGCCAAGGGCGGCGTCCTCGTCGTTTGCGGCAAGGGCAACAACGGCGGCGACGGCCTGGTGGTCGCGCGCCGGCTCAAAAAAAAAAGCATTCCGTGCGCGGTCGTCCTGCTGGCGCGTAAAGACGAGCTTTCGCCCGACGCGGCGGAAAATCTGCGCGCGTATCTCAAAGTCAAAGGGACCGTGGTTGAGGCCGGGGCGAACTCTCTCGCGCCGCTCCGGCAACGGCTCAAGGGGAAAAAACTCGTCGTGGATGCCGTCTTAGGCACGGGGCTCAAAGAAGAAGTGCGCGGCGTTTATGCCGAGGCGATCGCGCTGATCAACAGTTCCGGCTTGCCGGTCGTGGCCGCGGATGTGCCGTCGGGTCTTGACAGCGACAGCGGCAAGCCGTTGGGCGCCTCTGTCAAAGCGAAGATGACGGTGGCGCTCGGCTATCCAAAATTAGGCGAAGTCATTTATCCCGGCGTGTCTTACGCCGGCGAGCTGGTCGTCGCCGACATCGGCATTCATCCCGCGGCGGTCGAAGAGGTCCGGCCGCGCGCCGAGCTGCTCGACGAGGAGGAGATCGGCCGGCTCGTTCCCGAAAGAGAGCCGGACAGCCACAAAGGAACTTACGGCCACCTGCTCGCCGTGGCGGGATCGCGCGGCAAGACCGGCGCGGCGATCCTCGCGTGCACAGCGGCGATACGCGCCGGCGCAGGGCTCGTGACCTTGGCCGCGGCGCGCTCTCTCAACGACATTTTCGCCGCTGCGCTCGTCGAAGTCATGACCGAACCGCTGAGAGACAATGCCGATGAGGAGATCGGGACGCTCAGCGATCACGAGTGGCGCCGCATCCTGGAAAAAAAGAGCGCCGTACTCTTCGGTCCGGGCGTGGGCGTCAACGACTCGACACGGAGCGCGCTCTGGTGGCTGCTGAGAAATCTGGAGACGCCGCTCGTGATCGACGCCGACGGGCTCAATCTTCTGGCCGGAGACATCGAGAGGCTCGGCGGCGCCAAGAGCCCGCCGGTTCTCACGCCGCATCCGGGCGAGATGGCGCGGCTCATCGGAGCGGACACGGCTAAGGTCAATAGCGACAGAGTCGGAGTCGCGCGCGCGTTTGCCGAGCAGCATGGCTGCCACGTCGTGCTCAAGGGCGCGCGCACCGTCATCGCGACCCCCGCCGGCCGTGTGTTCATCAATCCGACCGGAAATCCGGGCATGGCGAGCGGCGGGATGGGAGACGTGCTTGGCGGCATCTTGGGAGGGCTGCTGGCCCAGGGCTTTGCCATCGAGGACGCGCTCAAGCTCGGGGTTTTCGTTCATGGCTTTGCCGGCGATCGGGTGGCCGCTGCAAAAGGTCAGATCGGGCTGATCGCGTCGGACGTGATCGAAGCGCTGCCGGAAAGCTTTAAAAAGCTGGCAGAAAACAAGAGACAGAAGGCAGAAGGCAAAGTGCAAAATGCAAAACTC